A genomic region of Methanothermobacter sp. CaT2 contains the following coding sequences:
- the cbiT gene encoding precorrin-6Y C5,15-methyltransferase (decarboxylating) subunit CbiT translates to MIPDHEFIKNPSVPGPTAMEVRCLLMCLAEPGKGDIAVDVGCGTGGVTLELSRRAGRVYAIDKSPDAISTTEMNLKKHGLGDNVTLICGDAVEALSEIDALDIAVIGGSGGRLGEILEVVTDKLTDGGRVLITAILLETRCEAVKYLKELGFDVNITELSITRGRVLERGTMMVSKNPIAVVYTENSD, encoded by the coding sequence TTGATACCTGACCATGAATTCATAAAGAACCCCTCTGTACCGGGCCCAACAGCCATGGAGGTTAGGTGCCTGCTTATGTGCCTTGCAGAACCCGGGAAAGGGGACATTGCGGTTGATGTGGGGTGTGGAACCGGTGGAGTGACCCTTGAACTTTCAAGGAGGGCTGGAAGGGTCTATGCAATCGATAAAAGCCCCGATGCAATTTCAACAACGGAGATGAACCTTAAAAAGCATGGGCTGGGGGATAACGTCACACTGATATGTGGTGATGCGGTGGAAGCTCTCTCTGAAATTGATGCGCTGGACATTGCTGTAATCGGGGGAAGTGGCGGTAGACTGGGGGAAATACTTGAAGTGGTTACAGATAAACTTACAGATGGTGGAAGGGTTCTTATAACCGCAATACTTCTTGAGACAAGGTGCGAGGCCGTTAAGTACCTGAAGGAGCTTGGATTCGATGTGAACATAACCGAGCTGAGCATAACAAGGGGTCGTGTACTTGAAAGGGGGACCATGATGGTTTCAAAGAACCCCATCGCAGTGGTTTACACGGAGAATTCAGATTAA
- a CDS encoding pseudomurein-binding repeat-containing protein, translating to MERLTLEQYREMVNEIIEFKNLYGSLPEYALVDGKKIHKEHYIDMIERVNKFVLEMGRNPRTVDIRS from the coding sequence ATGGAACGTTTGACCCTTGAGCAGTATAGGGAAATGGTTAATGAGATAATTGAATTCAAGAATCTGTACGGGTCTTTACCGGAATATGCCCTCGTCGATGGGAAGAAAATCCACAAAGAACACTACATCGACATGATCGAGAGGGTAAATAAGTTTGTTCTTGAGATGGGAAGGAATCCACGCACAGTTGATATCAGATCCTGA